A genomic stretch from Streptococcus oralis includes:
- the pheT gene encoding phenylalanine--tRNA ligase subunit beta, whose amino-acid sequence MLVSYKWLKELVDIDVPSQELAEKMSTTGIEVEGVESPAAGLSKIVVGEVLSCEDVPETHLHVCQVNVGEEEARQIVCGAPNVRAGIKVMVALPGARIADNYKIKKGKIRGLESLGMICSLGELGISDSVVPKEFADGIQILPQDAVPGEEVFSYLDLDDEIIELSITPNRADALSMRGVAHEVAAIYDKAVNFKEFSLTETNEAAADALSVGIETDKAPYYAARILDNVTIAPSPQWLQNLLMNEGIRPINNVVDVTNYILLYFGQPMHAFDLDTFEGSEIRVREARAGEKLVTLDGEERDLETNDLIITVADKPVALAGVMGGQATEISEKSSRVVLEAAVFNGKSIRKTSGRLNLRSESSSRFEKGINVATVNEALDAAASMIADLAGATVRKGIVSAGELDTSDVEVSSTLADVNRVLGTDLTYADVEDVFRHLGFGLSGNAEAFTVSVPRRRWDITIEADLFEEIARIYGYDRLPTSLPKDDGTAGELTATQKLRRQVRTIAEGAGLTEIITYALTTPEKAVEFTAQPSNLTELMWPMTVDRSVLRQNMISGILDTVAYNVARKNKNLALYEIGKVFEQIGNPKEELPNEINSFAFALTGLVAEKDFQTAAVPVDFFYAKGILEALFTRLGLEVTYTATAEIASLHPGRTAVISLGDQVLGFLGQVHPVTAKAYDIPETYVAELNLSAIEAALQPAAPFVEITKFPAVSRDVALLLKAEVTHQEVVDAIQAAGVKRLTDIKLFDVFSGEKLGLGMKSMAYSLTFQNPEDSLTDEEVARYMEKIQASLEEKVNAEVR is encoded by the coding sequence ATGTTAGTATCTTATAAATGGTTGAAAGAATTGGTGGACATCGATGTGCCATCACAAGAGTTGGCTGAGAAAATGTCAACTACAGGGATCGAGGTCGAAGGTGTCGAATCACCGGCTGCTGGTCTCTCAAAAATTGTCGTCGGTGAGGTTTTGTCTTGCGAAGATGTGCCAGAAACTCACTTGCATGTCTGTCAGGTTAACGTTGGCGAAGAAGAAGCCCGTCAGATCGTTTGTGGTGCCCCAAATGTGCGTGCTGGTATCAAGGTCATGGTGGCACTTCCGGGAGCTCGTATTGCTGATAATTACAAGATTAAAAAAGGGAAAATTCGTGGCTTGGAGTCACTTGGAATGATCTGTTCCCTTGGTGAATTGGGAATTTCTGACTCAGTTGTACCAAAGGAATTCGCAGATGGTATCCAAATCTTGCCTCAAGATGCCGTTCCAGGTGAGGAAGTCTTCTCATACCTAGACCTGGATGATGAAATCATCGAACTTTCTATCACACCAAACCGTGCAGATGCTCTATCTATGCGTGGGGTAGCTCACGAAGTGGCAGCCATCTATGACAAGGCAGTCAACTTTAAAGAATTCAGTTTAACAGAAACAAATGAAGCTGCAGCAGATGCCCTTTCTGTAGGCATTGAGACAGACAAGGCGCCTTACTATGCAGCCCGTATCTTGGACAATGTGACCATCGCACCAAGTCCACAATGGTTGCAAAACCTTCTTATGAACGAAGGGATTCGTCCGATCAATAACGTAGTTGACGTAACCAACTACATCCTGCTTTACTTTGGTCAACCGATGCATGCCTTTGACTTGGATACCTTTGAAGGAAGCGAGATTCGTGTGCGTGAAGCGCGTGCTGGTGAAAAATTGGTGACCTTGGATGGTGAAGAACGTGACTTGGAAACAAATGACTTAATCATCACTGTCGCTGACAAACCAGTAGCCCTTGCAGGTGTCATGGGCGGTCAAGCAACAGAAATCTCTGAGAAATCTAGTCGTGTTGTCCTTGAAGCGGCTGTTTTCAATGGCAAATCGATTCGCAAGACTAGCGGACGCCTCAACCTTCGTTCTGAGTCATCTTCTCGTTTTGAAAAAGGGATTAATGTAGCAACAGTCAATGAAGCCTTGGATGCTGCAGCTAGCATGATTGCTGATCTTGCAGGTGCGACGGTGCGTAAGGGTATCGTTTCAGCAGGTGAGCTTGATACTTCTGATGTAGAAGTTTCTTCAACCCTTGCAGACGTCAACCGTGTCCTTGGAACTGATCTTACTTATGCCGATGTCGAGGATGTCTTCCGCCATCTTGGATTTGGTCTTTCTGGAAATGCTGAAGCCTTTACAGTCAGCGTCCCACGTCGTCGTTGGGATATCACCATCGAAGCTGACCTCTTTGAAGAAATCGCTCGTATCTATGGTTACGATCGTTTGCCAACTAGTCTTCCAAAAGACGATGGTACAGCTGGTGAATTGACTGCGACACAAAAACTTCGCCGTCAAGTTCGTACGATTGCTGAAGGGGCAGGTTTGACAGAAATCATTACCTACGCTCTAACAACTCCTGAAAAAGCAGTTGAGTTCACAGCTCAACCAAGTAACCTTACAGAACTCATGTGGCCAATGACTGTGGACCGTTCAGTTCTCCGTCAAAATATGATTTCAGGTATCCTTGATACGGTGGCTTATAATGTGGCTCGTAAGAATAAAAACTTGGCCCTTTACGAGATTGGAAAAGTCTTTGAACAAATAGGTAATCCAAAAGAAGAACTTCCAAATGAAATCAACAGCTTTGCCTTTGCCTTGACAGGCTTGGTGGCTGAAAAAGATTTCCAAACAGCAGCAGTTCCAGTTGATTTCTTCTATGCTAAGGGAATCCTAGAAGCATTATTTACTCGCTTGGGGCTAGAAGTGACCTATACAGCAACAGCTGAGATTGCTAGTCTTCACCCAGGTCGTACAGCTGTGATTTCACTTGGTGACCAAGTTCTTGGTTTCCTTGGGCAAGTGCATCCAGTCACTGCTAAGGCTTATGATATTCCAGAAACGTATGTAGCGGAGCTCAATCTTTCAGCCATCGAAGCTGCCCTTCAACCAGCTGCTCCATTTGTGGAAATCACCAAATTCCCAGCAGTCAGTCGTGACGTGGCCCTACTCCTCAAGGCAGAAGTGACTCACCAAGAAGTTGTAGATGCTATCCAAGCTGCAGGCGTGAAACGTTTGACAGATATCAAACTCTTTGACGTCTTCTCAGGTGAAAAACTGGGACTTGGAATGAAGTCAATGGCCTATAGCTTGACCTTCCAAAATCCAGAAGATAGCTTAACAGACGAAGAAGTCGCACGCTACATGGAAAAAATCCAAGCATCACTCGAAGAAAAAGTGAATGCAGAAGTACGTTAA
- the rpsI gene encoding 30S ribosomal protein S9: protein MSQAQYAGTGRRKNAVARVRLVPGTGKITVNKKDVEEYIPHADLRLVINQPFAVTSTVGSYDVFVNVVGGGYAGQSGAIRHGIARALLQVDPDFRDSLKRAGLLTRDSRKVERKKPGLKKARKASQFSKR from the coding sequence ATGTCACAAGCACAATATGCAGGTACTGGACGTCGTAAAAACGCTGTTGCACGCGTTCGCCTTGTTCCAGGAACTGGTAAAATCACTGTTAACAAAAAAGATGTTGAAGAGTACATCCCACACGCTGACCTTCGTCTTGTTATCAACCAACCATTCGCAGTTACTTCAACTGTAGGTTCATACGACGTTTTCGTTAACGTTGTAGGTGGTGGATACGCTGGTCAATCAGGAGCTATCCGTCACGGTATCGCTCGTGCCCTTCTTCAAGTAGACCCAGACTTCCGCGATTCATTGAAACGCGCAGGACTTCTTACACGTGACTCACGTAAAGTTGAACGTAAGAAACCAGGTCTTAAGAAAGCTCGTAAAGCATCACAATTCTCAAAACGTTAA
- the trkA gene encoding Trk system potassium transporter TrkA, protein MKIVLVGGGKVGFALCRSLVAENHDVVLIEQNEAVLNHIVSRFDIMGLLGNGADFAILEQAGVQECDIFIALTEYDEVNMISAVLAKKMGAKETIVRVRNPEYSNAYFKEKNILGFSLIVNPELLAARAISNIIDFPNALSVERFAGGRVSLMEFVIKDSSGLCQMPISDFRKKFGNIIVCAMERDHQLMIPSGDVTIQDKDRIFVTGNRVDMMLFHNYFKSRAVKSLLIVGAGKIAYYLLGILKDSRIDTKVIEINPERARFFSEKFPNLYIVQGDGTAKDILLEESAPSYDAVATLTGVDEENIITSMFLDRVGVQKNITKVNRTSLLEIIHAPDFSSIITPKIIAVDTIMHFIRGRVNAQYSDLQAMHHLANGQIETLQFQIKETNKMTAKPLSQLKLKKGVLIAAIIRKGKTIFPTGEDMLEVGDKLLVTTLLPNITKIYDLIER, encoded by the coding sequence ATGAAAATTGTCCTTGTTGGTGGAGGGAAAGTCGGTTTTGCCCTCTGTCGTTCACTAGTAGCGGAAAACCATGACGTTGTCCTCATCGAGCAAAATGAAGCTGTACTTAACCATATTGTCAGTCGCTTTGATATCATGGGCCTCCTTGGAAATGGTGCTGACTTTGCCATCTTGGAGCAAGCCGGCGTCCAAGAGTGTGATATCTTTATCGCTCTAACTGAATACGATGAAGTGAATATGATTTCAGCGGTACTTGCCAAAAAAATGGGCGCTAAAGAAACCATCGTTCGAGTGCGAAATCCTGAATACTCTAATGCCTATTTTAAAGAGAAAAATATTCTTGGATTTTCACTTATCGTTAATCCAGAACTCCTAGCAGCCCGTGCCATCTCAAATATCATCGATTTCCCTAACGCCCTCTCAGTTGAGCGTTTTGCTGGAGGTCGTGTCAGCCTGATGGAGTTTGTTATCAAAGATTCTAGCGGGCTCTGTCAAATGCCAATCTCAGACTTTCGTAAGAAATTTGGCAACATCATTGTCTGCGCTATGGAAAGAGACCATCAACTCATGATTCCAAGTGGTGATGTTACTATCCAGGACAAGGATCGGATTTTTGTTACGGGAAATCGTGTAGATATGATGCTTTTCCACAACTATTTCAAATCACGTGCAGTGAAAAGCTTGCTTATCGTTGGAGCTGGAAAAATTGCTTATTATCTACTTGGCATTTTAAAAGACAGTCGCATCGATACCAAGGTTATCGAGATCAATCCTGAAAGAGCTCGTTTCTTTAGTGAAAAATTCCCAAATCTCTATATCGTACAAGGAGATGGAACAGCTAAGGACATCTTACTGGAAGAAAGTGCTCCTAGCTATGATGCAGTCGCAACCTTAACTGGGGTTGATGAGGAAAACATCATCACCTCTATGTTTCTTGACCGTGTTGGCGTCCAGAAAAATATCACCAAGGTCAACCGGACTAGCCTCCTAGAAATTATCCATGCACCTGATTTTTCAAGTATCATCACACCCAAAATCATCGCAGTGGATACCATTATGCACTTTATCCGTGGTCGAGTAAACGCTCAGTACTCAGACCTTCAAGCCATGCACCATCTAGCAAACGGTCAAATTGAAACTCTCCAATTCCAAATCAAGGAAACTAATAAAATGACTGCCAAACCTCTATCACAGTTGAAATTGAAAAAAGGGGTTCTCATCGCAGCCATTATCCGAAAAGGAAAAACAATCTTCCCTACTGGAGAGGATATGCTTGAGGTAGGAGACAAGTTGCTCGTGACGACCTTATTGCCGAACATCACCAAAATTTATGATTTGATTGAGAGGTAA
- a CDS encoding ABC transporter ATP-binding protein: protein MLEVRNLEKSFGSKQVLFGVDFQASPGRILGLVGKNGAGKTTIFHSMLKFLDYQGEIILDGQEIRQETYARIGYLPEERSLMPKLTVLEQVRYLATLKGMDAKEVKEKLPQWMKKLEVKGKLTDKIKSLSKGNQQKIQLIITLIHEPDLIILDEPFSGLDPVNTELLKQVILKEKERGAIIIFSDHVMTNVEELCDDILMIRDGRVVLHGPVQDVRNQYGKTRLFVSSERSKEELEKLPHVKQVSLTKQGSWKLILDDESAGRELFPILTQGQYIATFDQQAPTIDEIFKLESGVEV from the coding sequence ATGCTAGAAGTAAGAAATCTAGAGAAAAGTTTCGGTTCCAAGCAAGTCTTGTTTGGTGTCGATTTTCAGGCAAGTCCAGGACGAATTTTGGGACTGGTAGGGAAAAATGGTGCTGGGAAAACAACGATTTTCCACAGTATGTTGAAATTTTTGGACTATCAAGGAGAGATCATTCTGGATGGGCAGGAGATTCGTCAGGAGACCTACGCTCGGATTGGCTATCTGCCTGAGGAACGCAGTCTTATGCCCAAGCTGACAGTCCTTGAGCAAGTTCGCTACTTGGCGACTCTAAAGGGCATGGATGCTAAGGAGGTCAAGGAAAAACTCCCTCAATGGATGAAAAAACTGGAAGTGAAGGGCAAATTGACTGACAAGATCAAGAGCCTCTCCAAAGGAAATCAGCAGAAAATTCAGCTCATTATCACTCTGATCCATGAGCCAGACTTGATTATCTTGGATGAACCTTTTAGTGGTTTGGATCCAGTCAATACTGAGTTGCTCAAGCAGGTCATCTTGAAAGAGAAAGAGCGCGGTGCAATCATTATCTTTTCTGACCATGTCATGACCAACGTCGAGGAACTTTGCGATGATATTTTGATGATTCGTGATGGGCGTGTGGTCTTGCATGGACCAGTTCAGGATGTCCGTAATCAATACGGAAAAACACGTCTCTTTGTCTCAAGTGAACGAAGCAAGGAAGAGCTGGAAAAACTTCCTCATGTCAAACAGGTAAGCTTGACCAAGCAAGGCAGTTGGAAATTGATCCTAGATGACGAGAGCGCTGGAAGGGAACTCTTCCCAATCCTCACTCAAGGTCAATATATCGCGACCTTTGATCAACAAGCTCCAACAATCGATGAAATCTTTAAACTAGAATCAGGGGTGGAAGTATGA
- a CDS encoding phosphatase PAP2 family protein encodes MRDKQTFLMKGSFALLLFVLLGYMVKFYPETLVDFDQPLQTAIRGDLPDYLTVLFRALTHLIDIPVIITWVAIAAFIFYRKQWKIESYFMAGNLALAGLLIVTFKNIYQRPRPAIIHLVEEKGFSFPSGHSLAVTLMVGTLIVILSQRIKDPVWRKIVQIVLGFYLVSVLVSRVYLGVHYPSDVLASFCVGLGVLFIEFPFYDKLRFQWRFKGIQK; translated from the coding sequence ATGAGAGATAAACAAACATTTTTAATGAAGGGCAGTTTTGCCCTTTTACTTTTCGTCCTTCTTGGCTATATGGTTAAGTTTTACCCTGAAACGCTGGTCGACTTTGACCAACCGCTTCAGACAGCTATTCGTGGGGACCTGCCAGATTATTTGACAGTTTTGTTCCGTGCCCTTACGCATTTGATTGATATCCCAGTGATTATCACCTGGGTTGCCATCGCAGCCTTTATCTTTTATCGTAAGCAGTGGAAGATAGAAAGCTACTTCATGGCGGGTAATCTAGCCTTAGCTGGTCTTTTAATCGTGACCTTTAAAAACATCTACCAGCGCCCTCGGCCGGCTATCATACACCTAGTCGAGGAGAAGGGCTTTTCCTTCCCAAGTGGGCATTCTCTGGCTGTAACTTTGATGGTAGGCACTCTGATTGTTATTCTCAGTCAGCGGATTAAAGATCCAGTCTGGAGAAAAATTGTGCAAATTGTCCTTGGCTTCTACCTAGTCAGTGTGCTAGTATCAAGGGTCTATCTGGGGGTTCATTATCCATCTGATGTTCTTGCCAGTTTCTGTGTGGGCTTGGGAGTCTTGTTTATCGAATTTCCCTTCTATGACAAGCTTCGCTTCCAATGGCGATTTAAAGGAATACAGAAGTAA
- a CDS encoding ECF transporter S component: MTNTRRLSTIAILSAISFVLMYFDFPLLPAATFLKIEFSILPVLLGLVVMDLPAALGILLLRSLLKLLLNSQGVNTYIGLPMNVVALGVFVIAFGLIWKKERSTLRFLLASLAGTIGLTSAMLVLNYVYAVPLYAQFANFDIREIIGLSNYLMTMVLPFNLIEGLIFAVSFWLLYVLLKPTLKHYER; encoded by the coding sequence ATGACAAACACACGTCGACTTTCGACCATTGCGATTTTATCAGCCATTTCATTTGTGCTGATGTACTTTGACTTTCCGCTCTTGCCAGCGGCGACCTTCCTCAAGATCGAGTTTAGTATCTTGCCCGTCCTTCTGGGCTTGGTGGTGATGGATTTGCCTGCTGCTCTAGGGATTCTTTTGCTTCGATCGCTCTTGAAGTTGCTTCTGAATAGCCAGGGAGTGAATACCTACATTGGCTTGCCAATGAATGTCGTAGCTCTGGGAGTTTTTGTTATCGCTTTTGGTTTGATTTGGAAAAAGGAACGTAGCACCCTTCGTTTCCTACTGGCATCTCTAGCGGGAACTATTGGATTGACTTCTGCGATGTTGGTTCTCAACTATGTCTATGCGGTTCCTTTGTACGCGCAGTTTGCCAACTTTGATATTAGAGAAATTATAGGACTTTCTAACTACTTGATGACCATGGTTTTACCTTTTAACCTGATTGAAGGTTTAATCTTTGCCGTTTCATTCTGGTTGTTATACGTCCTCTTGAAACCAACCTTAAAACATTATGAGAGATAA
- the pheS gene encoding phenylalanine--tRNA ligase subunit alpha — protein MSTIEEQLKALREETLASLKQITAENEKEMQDLRVSVLGKKGSLTEILKGMKDVSAEMRPIIGKHVNEARDVLTAAFEETAKLLEEKKVEAQLASESIDVTLPGRPVATGHRHVLTQTSEEIEDIFIGMGYQVVDGFEVEQDYYNFERMNLPKDHPARDMQDTFYITEEILLRTHTSPVQARAMDAHDFSKGPLKMISPGRVFRRDTDDATHSHQFHQIEGLVVGKNISMADLQGTLQLIVQKMFGEERQIRLRPSYFPFTEPSVEVDVSCFKCGGEGCNVCKKTGWIEIMGAGMVHPRVLEMSGIDATVYSGFAFGLGQERVAMLRYGINDIRGFYQGDVRFSEQFK, from the coding sequence ATGTCAACTATTGAAGAACAATTAAAAGCGCTTCGCGAAGAAACGCTGGCTAGCTTGAAGCAGATTACTGCTGAAAATGAAAAAGAGATGCAAGACTTGCGTGTCTCTGTCCTTGGTAAAAAAGGTTCCCTTACGGAAATCCTCAAAGGGATGAAGGATGTCTCTGCTGAGATGCGTCCAATCATCGGGAAACACGTTAATGAAGCGCGTGATGTTTTGACAGCGGCCTTTGAAGAAACAGCTAAGCTCTTGGAAGAAAAGAAAGTAGAAGCTCAACTAGCAAGTGAGAGCATCGATGTGACACTTCCAGGTCGCCCAGTTGCGACTGGTCACCGTCACGTTTTGACACAAACCAGTGAAGAAATCGAAGATATTTTCATTGGGATGGGTTACCAAGTCGTGGATGGTTTTGAAGTGGAGCAAGACTACTACAACTTCGAGCGTATGAACCTTCCAAAAGATCACCCAGCTCGCGATATGCAGGATACTTTCTACATCACAGAAGAAATCTTGCTTCGTACTCACACGTCTCCAGTTCAGGCGCGTGCGATGGATGCTCATGATTTTTCAAAAGGTCCTTTGAAAATGATCTCACCAGGACGTGTGTTCCGTCGTGATACGGATGATGCGACCCACAGTCACCAGTTCCACCAAATCGAAGGTTTGGTTGTTGGGAAAAATATCTCTATGGCAGACCTTCAAGGAACACTTCAGTTGATTGTCCAAAAAATGTTTGGTGAAGAGCGTCAAATTCGTTTGCGTCCATCTTATTTCCCATTCACAGAGCCATCTGTCGAGGTGGATGTTTCTTGCTTCAAGTGTGGTGGAGAAGGCTGTAACGTATGTAAGAAAACAGGTTGGATCGAGATTATGGGGGCCGGTATGGTTCACCCACGTGTCCTTGAAATGAGTGGAATCGATGCGACTGTTTATTCTGGATTTGCCTTTGGTCTTGGACAAGAGCGTGTCGCTATGCTCCGTTACGGAATCAATGATATCCGTGGGTTCTACCAAGGCGATGTCCGCTTCTCAGAACAGTTTAAATAA
- a CDS encoding ABC transporter permease, with product MRNMWVVMKETYLRHVKSWSFFFMVISPFLFLALSVGIGYLQGSSMAKNSKIAVVTTVPSVEEGLKGTNGINFDYKDEASAQAAIKDEKIKGYLTIDQEDSVLKAVYHGETSLESGIKLAVTNKLNELQYQLNRSAANLSQEQEKRLSQTVDFTEKIDESKENKKIVQTIAAAGLGFFLYMILITYASVTAQEVASEKGTKIMEVVFSSIRASHYFYARMLALLLVILTHIGIYVVGGLAAILLFKDIPILAQSGILNHLGEAFSLNTLLFVLVSLFMYVVLAAFLGSMVSRPEDSGKALSPLMILIIAGFVGVTSLGAAGDNLVLKIGSYIPFISTFFMPFRAINGYASGLEAWISLAITVVFAVIATAFIGRMYASLVLQTDDLGIWKTFKRALAYK from the coding sequence ATGAGAAATATGTGGGTTGTAATGAAGGAAACCTATCTTCGACATGTCAAGTCGTGGAGTTTCTTCTTTATGGTGATTTCGCCGTTCCTCTTTTTAGCCTTATCTGTAGGAATTGGCTATCTCCAAGGGTCTTCTATGGCCAAGAATAGCAAGATAGCAGTAGTAACAACTGTGCCATCTGTGGAAGAAGGGCTCAAGGGTACCAATGGTATCAACTTTGATTATAAGGATGAAGCCAGTGCTCAAGCTGCTATCAAGGATGAGAAAATCAAGGGATACCTAACCATTGACCAAGAGGACAGCGTTCTCAAGGCCGTTTATCACGGTGAAACTTCTCTTGAAAGTGGCATCAAACTAGCAGTAACCAATAAGCTAAATGAACTGCAATACCAACTCAATCGTTCGGCAGCCAATTTGTCTCAAGAACAGGAAAAACGCCTGAGTCAAACCGTTGATTTTACTGAAAAAATTGATGAATCTAAGGAAAACAAAAAAATTGTTCAAACCATTGCGGCCGCAGGGCTCGGTTTCTTCCTTTATATGATTTTGATTACCTATGCTAGCGTCACTGCTCAAGAAGTGGCTAGCGAGAAAGGAACCAAAATCATGGAGGTGGTCTTCTCTAGTATCCGAGCTAGTCATTATTTCTACGCTCGCATGCTAGCTTTGCTTCTTGTGATTTTGACCCATATTGGGATTTACGTCGTGGGTGGACTGGCTGCCATTCTGCTCTTTAAAGATATCCCTATCTTGGCACAATCTGGTATTTTAAACCACTTGGGAGAGGCCTTCTCGCTCAATACCTTATTGTTTGTCTTGGTTAGCCTCTTTATGTACGTTGTTTTGGCAGCCTTCCTAGGATCCATGGTTTCTCGCCCTGAGGATTCGGGAAAGGCCTTGTCGCCATTGATGATCTTGATTATAGCAGGATTTGTCGGTGTGACCTCTCTAGGTGCTGCTGGGGACAATTTAGTTTTGAAAATTGGTTCCTACATTCCTTTCATTTCGACTTTCTTTATGCCATTTAGAGCTATAAATGGGTATGCAAGTGGTCTAGAAGCTTGGATTTCGCTTGCCATAACGGTTGTTTTTGCAGTCATTGCAACAGCCTTTATCGGACGTATGTATGCTAGCCTAGTCCTTCAAACAGATGATTTGGGAATCTGGAAAACCTTTAAACGTGCCTTAGCTTACAAATAG
- the rplM gene encoding 50S ribosomal protein L13: MNKTTFMAKPGQVERKWYVVDATDVPLGRLSAVVASVLRGKNKPTFTPHTDTGDFVIVINAEKVKLTGKKATDKIYYTHSNHPGGLKQISAGELRSKNAVRLIEKSVKGMLPHNTLGRAQGMKLKVFVGAEHTHAAQQPEVLDISGLI, from the coding sequence ATGAACAAAACTACATTCATGGCTAAACCAGGCCAAGTAGAACGCAAATGGTACGTTGTTGACGCAACTGATGTACCTCTTGGACGCCTTTCAGCAGTTGTTGCTAGCGTACTTCGCGGAAAAAACAAACCAACATTCACACCACACACTGATACAGGTGACTTCGTAATCGTTATCAATGCTGAAAAAGTTAAATTGACTGGTAAAAAAGCAACTGATAAGATCTACTACACTCACTCAAACCACCCAGGTGGATTGAAACAAATCTCTGCTGGTGAACTTCGTTCTAAAAATGCAGTACGTTTGATCGAAAAATCAGTTAAAGGTATGCTTCCACACAATACTCTTGGTCGCGCTCAAGGTATGAAATTGAAAGTATTCGTTGGAGCTGAGCACACTCACGCTGCACAACAACCAGAAGTTCTTGATATTTCAGGACTTATCTAA
- a CDS encoding tRNA (cytidine(34)-2'-O)-methyltransferase, which produces MTNHIVLFEPQIPQNTGNIARTCAATNSPLHIIKPMGFPIDDRKMKRAGLDYWDKLEIHFYDNLEDFMSQMKGKLYLISKFAEKVYSEANLASDEDHYFLFGREDKGLPEDFMREHPEKALRIPMNDEHVRSLNVSNTVCMIVYEALRQQNFAGLELVHTYEVDKLK; this is translated from the coding sequence ATGACAAATCACATTGTTTTATTTGAACCTCAGATTCCACAAAATACGGGCAACATCGCGCGTACTTGCGCTGCCACCAATTCTCCCCTCCACATCATCAAGCCAATGGGCTTTCCCATTGATGATCGCAAGATGAAGCGAGCAGGTTTGGATTATTGGGACAAGTTAGAGATTCATTTTTATGATAATTTGGAAGATTTCATGTCTCAGATGAAGGGTAAACTCTATCTGATTTCCAAATTTGCAGAAAAGGTCTATTCTGAGGCGAATTTGGCAAGCGATGAGGATCATTATTTTCTCTTCGGACGTGAAGATAAGGGCTTACCTGAGGACTTTATGAGAGAACATCCTGAGAAAGCACTCCGTATTCCCATGAATGATGAACACGTTCGCAGTCTCAATGTTTCCAATACCGTATGCATGATTGTCTACGAAGCTCTTCGTCAGCAAAATTTCGCAGGTTTGGAACTCGTTCACACCTATGAAGTGGATAAATTGAAATAA